Within the Fibrobacter sp. genome, the region TTCAAGGAGTACCTTCTTGACGAGTATATCATCTTCCAAGACCATCCTGAGATCTTTGAAGACCTGAAGGAGTGGCAGAAGCCAAGGGCAGAAATGTCCGAGAATGGTGCGTATGACATTCTTCACCGCCTTCGTACTGTCATGAAGTGGGTTGACTTCAACGGCATTCCAACGACAAAGCCGTTCAGCCGCTTCGAGTTGAAGGCTCCGACCTATGGCACTCCATGGTATCTGACTCTTGAAGAAAGAGACAGAATCTGGAACCTTGATTTGTCTGCCGAGAAGAACCAGTTGAAGTTCCATCGTGACATCTTCATCTTCCAGTGCTGTGTTGGTTGCCGTATGGGTGATATTGGCAGATTCACCAAGGATAACATCGTCAATGGTGCTTTGGAGTACATCCCACATAAGACTGCCGAGAGCTCAGGCAGACTTGTGAGAGTTCCGCTGAACCAGAAGGCTCGTGAAATCCTTGACAGGTATAGTTGGCGCAAGACCACGCTTCTCCCTTATTTCGAGGATTGGGAGTACAACGATGACATCAAGAAACTCTGTACCATGGCAGATGTGACTCGCATCGTTTCGGTACTCGACCCGAAGACTCGCACCGAGGTGAAGAGACCACTCAATGAGATTGCAAGCAGCCACATGGCTCGACGCACCTTCATCGGCAACATGTACAAGAAGGTCAAGGATCCAGACCTTATTGGCTCGATGTCAGGTCATGTCGAAGGCTCCAAGGCTTTCGCCAGATACCGCACCATCGATGATGACATGAAGCGTGAACTCGTTGACATGATCAACTGACACACCTGCTCTGCCACACTTGCTCTGATGTACTAACGTTCTGTCTGGCAGATGTCCCTATACCGCATCTGCCGACAGGACACATGTCAAACCTTTTAATACTGCAAATCAAAGAAGAAGCATATTCAATGAATACCCCCACCTCCTGACCAATGGATTGGTCATCAGGTACCGAGAGAATCAACCGCTTTTATCACTGATATACTTACTATGTCACAGAAGCATTTTACTCATGAGGTCTTCCTCACTCATGCAGTGAGTCTTGACCTACTGGATTACCTCTGTCCAGTTCACAAGAAAGAGGTGTTGAGAGTCGATGCTTTCCGCGACCTTCTCAACAAGACCTGCCAGCAGCCTACAGGTGCAATGACCAAGGAGGGTACTCCACTGGTCGTTACCCCTGGGCAACTGGTAACGTCGGTTTCCGAACTCGCACGAGTGTGGGATTGGCACAGGGACAAGGTTCGTGACTTCCTCAATGGACTTGCCGAACGTGATGTTCTCACGATCGACATGCACAAGAAGTTCATGGTTCTTTCATTCCCTTATCTGGCAGACCGTATCTCAGCCTATGCTCCAAAGGCTGATGACAAGGTATCTGCCGACCCAACACCTTCGCCTGATGGAGCAAGCGAAGAAAAGGGGCAGAAGAAGGAAGGCTCACCTGTCACTCAGAATGTGGCTACTGCAACCGAGGGTGCTGCAACCAAGGAGGCAAAGGCTGGCAGTCAGAATGATGGTGAGAAGCGAGAAGGTGTTAATCCTGGTACTGCCAGACGTGGCGGTTACATGCAGGAAGACCTCTTCTCTGGTGTTGATAACTCTGGCACTCAGCAAGTGCCGGATAATACTAACCAAAAGAAGGCTGAATAATGGATTTATACTCAATGATTCAGGCTGGTGGTCGCATGAATTTCACGGTCACTGGCGAGGATCTTGTCCAGTTCGCAGAGACCATTATCGAGAAGACTATCGCTATGCGAGATGCCGAATTGGCAATGGCTCCAAAGGACGAGACCTATTTAACGACTGACGAGGTCATTGCTAAATTCCATGTCTGCAAGACCACCTTGTGGACTTGGGAGAAGAATGGCTATCTGATTCCTTCACGCTGGGGAAAGCGTAAGACGTATGCCTTATCGGAACTCCATGCGCTCATGAAGGACAAGAAGAAGCGTCTGCCGAATCTTGCTGCTCAGGAGAACAAGTTGGCAGATACGCTTGGAAAGGAGGTGCAGGGCTGACAGGTATCTCTGATGATGGGCATGGTCAGCAGTTGTACGCTGTCATAGCCTATCCTCAGAGCCTTGCAGGAACAACAGAATGGTGATGTCCTTTGGCAGACACACCATGCCTTACCCTTTTCCCTTTTGTCAATGCTGGATTTATGACCAGTTTCACCTCTTGATCCTCATTCAAGGCACAAGCAGTGAACCAGGCTTTCCGGCATAGACACACCCAAGGGTGAAGGGATGCCAAAGCGACACATACTATATTATATGTAGTAAGAGTCGCCCTGGCATTGATTCGAGACCATCCTTCTACTCGGACATTACGCAGCAGACAGAGGTCAGCGAGGTGTCTCTGACCACAGTCCGCTATCATGCGTAAAATCCGTTTCTGGAGGCTTTGTCGAGGTCGTAAGACCATGGCTCTGCCGATGGCTCACCACCTGTCCTGCAGCCTGTCTATTCATCTATTGCAAACATCTTCGATGCCTACGGCTATAACCTTGGTTTTACCTTCGTTAAGTCTTGTATCTGACACGATCCAGCAGAGCTGAAACGATGTCCGTCAGACGTAACGACCGCTTTGCGGTAAGGGGTTTTACGGGGTTGGGGAGCAAGTGTATGTTTTCTATGCCCAGAAAACAACCATCCCTTCGGTCGGGAGCATCAAGATGCTGGCACATAAATGTGAAGGAGGCTATTATGAATAATACCCAAGAACCCCAAACCCCTAACTCTTCTCGTAAACATAAGGGAGGTCGTCCACCCTTAGCAGAGGAACAGAAGCGAACCGTATGCAAGAAGGCTTACTTCACTATTGAAGAGGCTAAATGCGTCGAACTCGCTGCTGATGAAAACAGGATGTCTGACTCAGAGTACATGAACCAGATGACTATGAACGGCTATGTCAAGGCTCCTATAGATCCTGACTTCGCCAAGGACTTCAGGGCAGCTGCTAACATGGCTGGAAATCTCAACCAGTTGGCATACCAAGCCAACAAGGCTGGCTTCAGCAGTGTGGCAAAGGATATGCTTGATTTGCGTTCAAGGCTTCATGGTGTACTCGACATAATCTACCGCTGGATATGATGCCCAAGATAAGTAACGGTTCTACCTTCGGGGGAATCGTCAATTATGCAAACGACATCAAGGACAAGGACACAACAATTCTTGCTTCTCGCGGAGTTGATCTTCGGAGCAACTACACCATAGCAAAGTCTTTCAAGATTCAGGCTATGATGAACCAAAGGGTGCAGAATTGTGTCGGACACTTTGCGCTTTCATTTCCTCCAGAAGACGCACATCGTTGCACTGACGGATTCATGCGTAAACTGGCAA harbors:
- a CDS encoding helix-turn-helix domain-containing protein is translated as MDLYSMIQAGGRMNFTVTGEDLVQFAETIIEKTIAMRDAELAMAPKDETYLTTDEVIAKFHVCKTTLWTWEKNGYLIPSRWGKRKTYALSELHALMKDKKKRLPNLAAQENKLADTLGKEVQG